The following are encoded together in the Streptomyces flavofungini genome:
- a CDS encoding aminoglycoside phosphotransferase family protein, producing the protein MTTPTDEPHQHGKLHAGEPGIDVPLVRKLLAAQFPQWAHLPVEPFPSSGTVNAVFRLGDAMAVRMPRIAGGAADVAQESRWLPWLAPRLPATIPAVLGRGEPGEGYPWAWSVHRWLDGENPAVGALTAPDALAADLAAFVTAMRHLDTTDAPPAHRGAPVEAEDAETRAAIEELRRPGRPSAPAPAVDTRIDVDAATAVWEATLRTPDWGAPPVWVHSDLMPGNLLVREGRLHAVIDFGTAGVGDPACDLIVAWNLLPADARETFRAATGVDDATWARGRGHALSMALIQLPYYAVTNPALAANARHVIHEVLADHARGA; encoded by the coding sequence ATGACGACGCCCACTGACGAGCCCCACCAGCACGGCAAGCTGCACGCCGGGGAGCCGGGCATCGACGTACCGCTGGTCCGAAAGCTGCTCGCGGCCCAGTTCCCGCAGTGGGCGCACCTGCCCGTCGAGCCGTTCCCTTCGTCAGGGACCGTCAACGCCGTGTTCCGGCTCGGCGACGCCATGGCCGTGCGCATGCCCCGGATCGCCGGAGGCGCCGCGGACGTGGCCCAGGAGAGCCGCTGGCTGCCCTGGCTCGCGCCTCGGCTCCCGGCGACGATCCCTGCCGTGCTGGGCCGCGGCGAGCCGGGCGAGGGGTATCCGTGGGCCTGGTCCGTCCACAGGTGGCTCGACGGCGAGAACCCGGCCGTCGGGGCACTCACCGCGCCCGACGCGCTCGCAGCGGACCTCGCCGCGTTCGTCACGGCCATGCGCCACCTCGACACCACGGATGCTCCGCCCGCCCACCGCGGGGCGCCCGTGGAGGCGGAGGACGCCGAGACGCGTGCGGCGATCGAGGAACTGCGACGGCCGGGTCGGCCGTCGGCGCCCGCTCCCGCCGTCGACACCCGCATCGACGTGGACGCCGCCACCGCCGTCTGGGAAGCGACTCTCCGCACCCCCGACTGGGGCGCCCCGCCCGTGTGGGTCCACTCCGACCTCATGCCCGGCAACCTGCTGGTCCGCGAAGGACGCCTCCATGCAGTGATCGACTTCGGGACGGCAGGCGTGGGCGACCCCGCCTGCGACCTGATCGTCGCCTGGAACCTACTGCCCGCCGACGCGCGCGAGACGTTCCGTGCCGCCACCGGCGTGGACGACGCGACGTGGGCGCGCGGGCGCGGCCACGCGCTGTCCATGGCGCTCATCCAGCTGCCGTACTACGCCGTCACGAACCCGGCGCTCGCCGCCAACGCGCGCCATGTGATCCACGAGGTCCTCGCCGACCACGCACGCGGCGCCTGA
- a CDS encoding TAXI family TRAP transporter solute-binding subunit: MFAALSHLSRRRALQASAAALVVFGLLLWWLLPVGESSPQGRMTFSTGVKGAVYETYGKLLRNAAADDMPDVDIDLLNSQGSQQNVERVATGKADFTIAAADAVEKYRLEDRPGADRLQGCARLYDDYVQLVVRRSSEIERARDLRGQRVAVGQPRSGVRLIAERVLKAAGLRLDKDVEARPAGIDTAPELLRNGDIDAFFWSGGLPTSSVRELSEGLAVRLVPLGDLVNALHKQGGASRYYRAATMPADAYPQAQQSASVPTLAVANLLVTTDRADPELTEGLTRTVIDSRDHIGAQVHAAQLVDLRTALYTDPLTLHEGARRYYRSVKP, from the coding sequence ATGTTCGCGGCCCTGTCCCACCTCAGCCGGCGCCGGGCCCTGCAGGCCTCGGCGGCGGCCCTCGTGGTGTTCGGGCTGCTCCTGTGGTGGCTGCTCCCGGTGGGTGAGAGTTCGCCGCAGGGCCGGATGACCTTCAGTACGGGAGTCAAGGGCGCCGTCTACGAGACGTACGGGAAACTGCTGCGCAACGCCGCCGCCGACGACATGCCGGACGTCGACATCGACCTGCTCAACAGCCAGGGCTCGCAGCAGAACGTCGAGCGCGTCGCGACGGGCAAGGCCGACTTCACCATCGCGGCGGCCGACGCCGTGGAGAAGTACCGCCTGGAGGACCGTCCCGGCGCGGACCGGCTCCAGGGCTGCGCGCGCCTGTACGACGACTATGTGCAGCTCGTCGTGCGGCGCTCGTCCGAGATCGAGCGGGCGCGGGACCTGCGCGGCCAACGGGTCGCCGTGGGGCAGCCGCGCTCGGGTGTGCGGCTGATCGCCGAACGGGTCCTGAAGGCCGCGGGGCTGCGCCTGGACAAGGACGTCGAGGCACGGCCCGCGGGCATAGACACCGCTCCCGAGCTGCTGCGGAACGGCGACATCGACGCGTTCTTCTGGTCGGGCGGGCTGCCCACCAGCTCGGTCCGGGAGCTGTCCGAGGGCCTCGCCGTCCGCCTCGTACCGCTCGGCGACCTCGTCAACGCGCTGCACAAGCAGGGCGGCGCGTCCCGCTACTACCGCGCCGCCACCATGCCGGCCGACGCCTACCCGCAGGCCCAGCAGAGCGCGTCCGTGCCGACGCTGGCCGTGGCGAACCTCCTGGTGACCACCGACCGGGCCGACCCGGAGCTCACGGAGGGGCTGACCCGGACCGTCATCGACAGCCGGGACCACATCGGCGCGCAGGTGCACGCGGCCCAACTGGTGGACCTGCGCACGGCCCTGTACACCGACCCCCTCACCCTGCACGAGGGCGCGCGGCGCTACTACCGCTCGGTCAAGCCCTGA